The region CGGGATGATTTAGGTTTATGTATATTCCCGATTTTTTCTATGGAGCGGTTAATGTTACAACATTAGCAAGAGTAGTAATGGAGCTTGAGTTTGTGGTAACAATAGCATAAAAGCGATAGGTACCTGTGTTGAGCGGGTAATAACTCCATTTGCCAGTAGTTGTCCCTTCAGTAGCTGATAAGATGTATACGCCTGGACGACTACTATCAACTGCTGCATAACCCATCCGATTTGCAAAGCTGCCATCGGGCAGGGATGCCCAAACTTCCACCTGAGTGATGGTGGTGCCGCTGGGGGCACAGGTGGTCACGCTCAAGGCTGTGGTGACCTTGCCTGTTCCCGGTTGAGTAGTACTGGCTGTTCCCACCAGAGTGGCGCTGTTGGCCGGGCTAAGCACACTGGCCGTCAGAGCGGTGCAACCGGTGGTACCCGCCGGGGCTGTCAGGGTGACCACATTTTCAGTGGTGGTCATTGAGCCGGTGCCCGTGGTCACCACCGCATAGAAGCGGTAGGTGCCTGGATCCAGGTAAGCAACCGGCCACTTGCCGTTGGCCGTTCCCTCACTGGCTGACAGGGTGTAGGTCCCTGGTCGACTGGCATCAGCCACAGCATAGCCCATCCGGTTGGGGAAAGTGCCCGCCGAAGTCTTGGCCCAGATTTCCACTTGAGTGATGGTGGTGCCGCTGGGAGCGCAGGTGGTCACACTGACCGGGCAGATCACCCGACCCGCCGTCACCGTACTGGCCGTGCCCACCAGGGTAGCACTGTTGGCCGGGCTAAGCACACTGGCCGTCAGAGCGGTGCAACCGGTGGTACCCGCCGGGGCTGTCAGGGTGACCACATTTTCAGTGGTGGTCATTGAGCCGGTGCCCGTGGTCACCACCGCATAGAAGCGGTAGGTGCCTGGATCCAGGTAAGCAACCGGCCACTTGCCGTTGGCCGTTCCCTCACTGGCTGACAGGGTGTAGGTCCCTGGTCGACTGGCATCAGCCACAGCATAGCCCATCCGGTTGGGGAAAGTGCCCGCCGAAGTCTTGGCCCAGATTTCCACTTGAGTGATGGTGGTGCCGCTGGGAGCGCAGGTGGTCACACTGACCGGGCAGATCACCCGACCCGCCGTCACCGTACTGGCCGTGCCCACCAGGGTAGCACTGTTGGCCGGGCTAAGCACACTGGCCGTCAGAGCGGTGCAACTCGATCCCAGATCCAAACCTGCAAAGTTTTGAAGACCAGGGCCTGTACCCTGCCAAAAAGTTGCTCCTACCTGCCCATCAAAAGCCACATTAAAGCTGTAGTTAGTTTGATCGTTGTTAAAAGCAGTTGTAGAGCCAAATTTTGAACCAACTAATTTCACACTACCATTATAAAACTCTAGTTCTTTTAGATCTCCATAGCAATTTGGGCCAGCTAAAAAACGTAAGTACCGCCAAGAGGTAGTTGTTCGCACAGAATAGTCATTCCAACCAACAATTGGCGTTTCATTAATCGTGGTTAACGTAGTCCATGAACTAGGATTTGTGATATCATTTGACCCTTGGATAACACTACCAACTATACGGTCAATACAGCAATCCGTACGTGGGTATAGGCGGACTTTGGTTATATTACCACCTACGTTTGATGCTAAATTTGTGTTTCGAACTTTGCTCCATATCCGATCCGCTATCTCTAGCATGCCAGCGTCGCCTGGATGTCGATCACCGGTATTATTAGGAAAGGCCGCCAAGGTAACGGGGTCATTTCCTGCCAAAAAAACAGGGTTGGATATCATATCACTCAAGTCCACGAATGGAAAACCACGTTCGTTGGCTACTTCCTGGATTTTAACGTTGGCCAACGGTTGATCTGGCCACATTGAATTAGTTAAAATTACCTTAGCTCCTGGAGTGCTCACTTCCATGACTTTATTAATTAAAGTATTTAATGCTCCTTTAAAATTATTCGGCTCAACTTGAGAGTTAACCACATTTTCTCCTAACCGAATAATAATCAAATCCGGTTTACTTGGAGAGGCACTAAATCCATTTGCAATACGGGTTTGAAGAGCAGAATAGTCATATGTTAGCCATCCTGCCGGGTTATTATTAATATAATCCCGTTCGAAGGGCGCTTCCCACAATGGTAAAACCTGCGCGTTGGGATTGAGTTGTTTGAAGCGGCTTTCAAGAATATGGGCAAAATCTTTCGCTTGCGTTGAAGACGCTCGGCCCCAGCCCCCTGCAGCAGTAAGAGCTGGTGACTGCCAGCCATCCGAACCGGACTGAGCTACCAATTTGGTAATACTATTCCCAACAATCAGTACCCGAGAGTATTGTCCAATAGCAGAAAGAAATGGAGTAATAAGTGGCTCAGCTGCTAATTTAGGTGTACTACAACCTGAACTATTAACCAAATTATATGAATTTGATTGAAGTAAGTTGTTCCAATTGTCCTTAACTGTGAGCAACCTGTTAAATCCATCGTATTCATACAAAGTGTTAATATTATTAGGGTCTTTTACTGAACTTATTCCTACTAAGGGTTTATAATCGTATACCGTAGTCTGAGAATTAATAGTCTTAGAAGCAATTAGACCTATTTTGGATCCTCCATAGTAAGTTATGGATGTAATTAGATTGTTATTGTCTGTAAATTTAATCGGCTCTCCTCGAACTGTATATGCATTAATAGGATCATCGAACTTCACAACAACCTTTTTATAATCTGGATCGTAATTAAAAATATAACCTGAGCCATTCGAAGAGATTGATGAAGTGATTACGCTAGTGTTAGACGTTAAAACAGCGTATTGCAACGTTTTTTCTGGCTTAATATTTACATAACCGCTTGTTGCAGAATATGATCGATATAAATTTATAAAACCATCTACCATTCCCAATGTTCCATTATCATTACTCCATATTTGCTGTTCGATTAACATTCCTGTCATGTTATTCGATTGCATCAAGCGAATAGCTTTACTAGGTTCATCGACAGTTGCGATAGTTCCAGATAATGGATAGTCAATTGAATACTTATTCTTAGTAACTGTAATTTTTGAATTTCTTGTTGATTTGATTTCAGTAGGTAATCCTATTGAATTGTAAGCAATATATTCTATTCTATCTGCTGCATTTTGGCTTTGGCCTTGAGTGTAAGTGTAAACTTCTTCTCTATCAAGTTTATATTGATACGTGTAAATACGATAAGGAAAACCAGAACATCCAAAACGGCCAGAACCAGGACATACAGCAATACTATTTCTGTACATACCTTCAACAAACTCATTAGACAAAGCACGATATGTATTGACCTTTCTTAAAACAGGTCTCTGCTGAGCATCATACGATTCCTCGCTCAAAAGTAACCCTCGCTCGAATGATTTATCAATAAAAGGCTCATACCGACTAGCATCACTGCCTTCAATACGTAAAGCAGTCGCTACCGGTAAATCTAAATGAGTAGACCCGTCCGGAGACTCGTAATTTGTGTACGTATACACTTTATAGCTATTATCACTATTTTTTTCGACTACTCTACTGTATCCAATGTGTGTTCCATGTGAATTCACACTTGTTGGCAAAAGACTTTGTAGTGAATAAATATCCATTGTAATTGAACCTGTCTCATTGCAAACAGACATTTTGTGAGCGCCTGTACCATAAACCGGTTTGCCAGATGAGATACCACTAGATGATCCATCTGAAAGCAAATAATTATACTGCTTAGTTGATAAAACTGCGTTACTATTTTCTTTATTAGTTATTGTTTTAATGCGAATTCCACCTACTACCTGAGTTGAATCGGTAAGCAAGTTGATGCTTGCATCCCGATTTATAGCTTGATACTTTTTTGAGGTATGTTTTTCAAAATCGAATTCAGTATATCCACCAGTTGGATATGTTATTTTCTTCAAACTACCACTTCGGAGCAATTGAATATTAGTAGATGAAGCTTTTTGTGTTTCATAATACGAGAAACCAGTAGTTGGTAATGTATTAATATTATATTCACGACCATTGAAAAATCCCCAATGATCCGTTTTATCTAATGAATCTAAGTAATTAGGCAAAGAATAATCTGTATAATAATCAAAATCGTATTTATTCATGCAGTTGGCATCATTATTTGACAAGTACTTCACTCTGTTAAGAGTGAGCCTTTTGGTATTGTCATTGCTGTATTCAAAATTTATCTTATTAACAATTAATCCATCTTTATTAGTGACTTTAATTTGATCCAATTGTTTCCATACAAGCCTGTCTAATAAAGCTCTTATTCGGCCTTCAGGAGTAGTTGTAGAATTGCCTAAAACACCATTATAATTTAAAAACGGGAAAATAGATGTAGGAACATTACTTAAACCACCCCCTGGTTGATTGAAGTATGATTTTAGTATTCTTGCTTCATATTTAAGCTCATTTGTACTCGAGCGCGTAAAACTAATAGAGGCTTTATCACTCGTTATATTATCCAAATATACCGGCCTTGTTAACACGCCGGCAACATAACCACTAGGTGAACCTAATGAATATCCTGAACAACCCGAAGTCAGATTAAGGAATCCTGGATTACCTGAATTACTATTAAAATATCCTGTGATGTATGAATTATAGAAAGAAGCAACAAACTTTCCGCTACTACAAGCATCTGCGCTGTAGTTAAAAACTATTTCTTGCCCTTGTGGAGTTATTATTTGTTTTAGATACCACGTGTTAGCCGTCCAAATATCTTTCACTTGAGGTGATTGTGAAAAGCTTTGTCCAAAAAAGGTCATTGAATACTCTATTGCATTGGTTGTTCCGCCAAAAATGTATCGAGTTCCGTCTGCTGTAGTTAAAGTAAATTTGCCAAAAGTCTTAGGATTATGGCCTGTTGGAGTTTGGAAAGTAACATCAAAAAAATCAGCATCACAGGTTTTTTCAAGATCTGGAGGAACATCCATTAAATTACTGTCAACAGTAACGCTAATCTTTGAGTCAGACCGAACTGCCCAATTTCCTTTTGCATTTAAATAAAAGCTTCCTGATAGTCCCATGAAGTTAAAATTAAACTCATCGGGATCAGTGTCTGTAGCGTATTGGACAATCTGTTTTGCATACTCTTTAGTCTCCCAGTTAGGTCCATTTAGAATATCATGGTTAAAATAATAACCAGCAATACCACTCTGATTAAATTCATCTAATACCCCTTTCATCTTACGGGTAATAGCCCCGCCAGCGTTGAGGTTCCAATTTAGGCCTACCCATCCTGGATGTTGGTTCACACGTACACCCGAAGCATGGTAACTTAATGTGATAGGGACATTAATCTTTCCTTCCTGTATAGTATACAATGGAATGTCGATATTCGGTGTGCCAGTATATAGCGAAACAGGCACCTCACCATATAAACCTAAACTAGCAGCATTTGGACTAGGTAACGATACATCTGGTCTTTGAAATTGTGCCCACAATGTACCACCTGAGTTAAATAAAAACAGGTAGAAAATACCCATATAGATAATAAATTGATCAATTCTACTTTGTAAAGGCACAAAGGAATCCCTAGAAGGCACATTTAAGGCTTTCATGACAGATAAAATAAAAATTAGTGGAGACTAGATGAGTATTAGTCTATCGCTTGATGATAGTTTGACTAACTTTAACATTGCCATCCTGAATAGCAATTATGTAATTACCCAGTGGCTTTTGACTTAGATTAAATTGGGTTTGGTAGCGTCCCTGTTTCAAGTCGACACGCTGATTAAGTAAAGGTCGTCCCTGAATATCCGTCAAAAGAAGTTGAATACTGCCCTGTATATTTTTGCTCTGGTAGCGAATTAGAACATAGTCAGAGGTAGGGTTAGGTGAAATAACGAGACCTTGGACTTCCTCCGTTCTAGCAGAATGGTCACAGCCTACAACATCACTCTGCTTTACATAGACGTCGCTATAACAGCCGTTTTTATTGAAGACACGAAGGGTGATGTCTTCCGGCCAATTAACGAATCGGTCGCTTAGGATCTTTCCGCTAATCGGCATTAAACTAGCTTGTTCAAATTGAGCATTCCCTGTATAAGTACGGTCAGCTGTTAAATCGAACCGATCAGTTGGCTGCTGACCAGTTAAAGTCAGCGTGGCAATTTGTCCCTGGCAGGTTATATTAGCGGTTACCTGTGGCTTATCCAGGCAACGAAAACCAAAATCTAGATTGTGAATATTCTCGCCCGGGGCAGTTGTTATAAGTTTTATAACAGCATAACCATCAATTAATGTGGCGTCATTATCAATTTCAGAGTTACTGCCCTGTCTGATGCCAGTTAGTTTTAATTCAGAATACCCAGCCTGTTTAGTCGCAACCCGAAGTTCATACGTAGTTTGATGTTTTATACCTCCTTTAATCAGCGCGTCTGTGAAGATATATCGCCCTTCGCTATTCGTTGTTGAGGTGGCTAGTAATGAACCGTTTTGGTACAACCCTACTACTATGCCAGGCAATGCAGTCTCATCTGCGTCCTGAATTCCGTCTTCATCGCAGTCTAGCCAAATACGATCCCCTATTTCCGTCGGTGGTACTTCGGTAATTAATTCTATGTCCCCTACGTTGTTGGCTTTACCAAATGGATTAGTTTGGTTTTTAGGTAATATCGATAAGCCTTTTTCTGCCGCCCCAGTACGGTTGTTGAACCATTTTACACCTCCGCCTAGAAACCCCCCTTGCTCGGGCTCCCGGGAGGCTACCAATACTTGATCCTGATCTGGCAGCAGGGCTAGCCCACCTGCCGTAGTTTCGTGGTGCCAGGTGATACCATTGGCTTTAAAAGCGTCATCAAAGTAAAATTCCCCGCCCTGAGGCCCCTCCCCATTACCTTGACCGGCAGATGTGCGGTCCCCAGCCTGACCGTTATGCTCTAATTCATAGCGGCTATTTCCGTGCTCGCTGTTGCGGTAAGCAACGCGAAGTACATCACCCCCTGCTAAACCGCGAATTTGCTGTAGTTGGTGGATGCCTTTGGGTCGGAATAACTGCCCCTCACCCGTTTGATGACCCAATCGATCCATTAGGCCCAGAATCATCGAACCATCGGTATCAAATTCAATATCAGCTAGAATTGGTTGGGGATATATCATCCACCCGTTATTGTTTGCTGATATCGTTTTTTGGTAATCATCAGTCCAAGGACGCCAGCCTGATACACCATAATCAAGCGTTCCCCTTGGATAATTAAGAGCCATACTAAATACTTCCTCGAATTTCTCGCGACTTGGGTCGAAAGCCAACACTGTAGCGCGTAAATCGGCAAGCGTTGCTTTTTCGTCGGTGGCATCGCTAACTACGCCAACATAAACCTTCCCCCCATAGAATTTCACAGCAAAAGGTCTCGTTACTCCCCGACGACCGACTGAAGGGACAGTAAAGCCTGTAACGTCGGCCGCCGTCGGTGTTTGACCATTACCAATAAGATCAATTTTGTAGAGTTTCCGGTCAAATAAATTCATGACCCATAGATGTCGTCCATCGTCGGAGACGTCAAGCCCCCCTAAACCAACTTTACCTACTAGTGAAAACATTAAGGAGTCATGGGTGAAAGTGGCATCTTTACTAGGCGGATCGCGCTGATAATTGGCCGGAGTTGTTTGAATGCCCAAGGTCGATAGATCGACAAATGGATTTACATCTCGCTCTTTTGTGTAAGTGACGTAAATACCACCTAGTCCCAGGGGACCGACTGGGCTATGTCGCTTAGCAAATGCAGCCGTAAAGAGTCGCCCGCTAACGCGCTCATATGCAATTCCCCATACAGCACCTACTTGAGATGAAGTTGCAAGGGGCGTTGCCTTCAGTCCTGCCAAATCGCTTGCGTGATAGCCTACCAAAGCAGGCGATTCGCCTGTGTTTTTTAAGTGATTACTTGTGTAAAGTGATTGTACAGCCAAGGCACCGGTGCCAACAAATTGACCAGGTTGCCATAAGCTCAGATTGAGCTTAGCAGGGCTGCTAACGAACTTTACCCTAGTTTGTCCAGGTGCAGGGCTAAAGCCTTGTGGTAATTGATCAAACTCAAGCCGAACGCGTTTACCAGTTGGTAAATTGAGATTGTAATACCCAGTAGCGTCGGAAGTAGCGGAAGTAAGTAAAACGCCTTGAGCATCATAGGCTCTGACACTCACTTTTGTGAAACCACCAATAGTATTATTTCCTGAAAGATTAAGAGGCGAGTACCGCTGAATATAGCCTGATACTTGGCTAAATACAGGATTTTGTGATGCCAGACCAATACTGGCTAGGACGAATAAATACAACTGTTTCATATAAAGAACACAGATTTATTTAGAAATTAAAATGTAAAAACAGTTTATTAAATAGCTTCATCTTTCTAGCTTTATCACCAATGACACTAACTGTTTAGTGATAATACTTGATCTTATCTTGACAAAATTGATGTTTACAAACTGCTTAAAAAATACTCCTTTGGGGTTAATTTAGGAGTATATTGGGGTGAGAGTGCTAACACAAATTAAAATGGCCCAAGGATACATTTAAATGCGTCCTTGGGCCATTTTTCGAGCCGAAACAATCGTATATCCCTAATTATGATCAGACATAAAAGGTATAAAATTATATAGAATAAATTTATAATGTCTTCGCATATTCAGTAAGAAAAGGGACTATAGACCAGTAAATCTGCAAAGAAAAAATCATCATTACACGTATAATTCACTACTCTAGTTTCCTAAGATTTGAATAATCTCTTAAAACCAAGAAGATAAGACTACTATCCCTACTCCATTCTAATAACAAACCACTAGTTATAAACGTTTTTTATTGATGATTTTTTGAGTGATAAAACAAAAAACCAATTGAAAGTAAAAAGTAAAATAACGTCACCAGTATTGTTATCCCTTTGGAAAAAGGTATGTACTCTTCATATACACTTTGTTTTATTCCGAAAATATATTTATTTACAACCCACAAAATTAATCCTGAAAGTAATCTGATTACCCACTTATTGCCTAATTCTTCAGAAGTAGGAATATGAAACCTAAAGATGGCAGAAAAGCATAGTATCATCATAGATTCAATCAAAATAAAAATCAACATTACATATATATCAGAGTCATCATTCCTACGATAAAACTGACTTAATCCGTTTAAATATCTAAATATTATAGTTCTCATTCTTTCTTTTCCACAAAATTAGTTGCATTGGTTTTGTCATAATCATGCCAGAGGTCATCTTCGTAAACAGAATAAACAACTCCTACCGCAATTGCGCCAAGAACAACAGGTGCTCCAAATGTACCTGCGACTAACCCAAACGCACCTATACCTATTGAAGTCGCTGAATGTTCCCACGTAATATTACCTGCATAGCCTTTGCTAATATTGTCTACAACTCCCATCGCCATCGTTATTCCTCCAGCTACCTTCAACCCTTTTGCTACTTTGAGTGCCAGATCCCTTGGT is a window of Spirosoma linguale DSM 74 DNA encoding:
- a CDS encoding YD repeat protein (TIGRFAM: YD repeat protein~KEGG: hypothetical protein LOC100149318), which gives rise to MKALNVPSRDSFVPLQSRIDQFIIYMGIFYLFLFNSGGTLWAQFQRPDVSLPSPNAASLGLYGEVPVSLYTGTPNIDIPLYTIQEGKINVPITLSYHASGVRVNQHPGWVGLNWNLNAGGAITRKMKGVLDEFNQSGIAGYYFNHDILNGPNWETKEYAKQIVQYATDTDPDEFNFNFMGLSGSFYLNAKGNWAVRSDSKISVTVDSNLMDVPPDLEKTCDADFFDVTFQTPTGHNPKTFGKFTLTTADGTRYIFGGTTNAIEYSMTFFGQSFSQSPQVKDIWTANTWYLKQIITPQGQEIVFNYSADACSSGKFVASFYNSYITGYFNSNSGNPGFLNLTSGCSGYSLGSPSGYVAGVLTRPVYLDNITSDKASISFTRSSTNELKYEARILKSYFNQPGGGLSNVPTSIFPFLNYNGVLGNSTTTPEGRIRALLDRLVWKQLDQIKVTNKDGLIVNKINFEYSNDNTKRLTLNRVKYLSNNDANCMNKYDFDYYTDYSLPNYLDSLDKTDHWGFFNGREYNINTLPTTGFSYYETQKASSTNIQLLRSGSLKKITYPTGGYTEFDFEKHTSKKYQAINRDASINLLTDSTQVVGGIRIKTITNKENSNAVLSTKQYNYLLSDGSSSGISSGKPVYGTGAHKMSVCNETGSITMDIYSLQSLLPTSVNSHGTHIGYSRVVEKNSDNSYKVYTYTNYESPDGSTHLDLPVATALRIEGSDASRYEPFIDKSFERGLLLSEESYDAQQRPVLRKVNTYRALSNEFVEGMYRNSIAVCPGSGRFGCSGFPYRIYTYQYKLDREEVYTYTQGQSQNAADRIEYIAYNSIGLPTEIKSTRNSKITVTKNKYSIDYPLSGTIATVDEPSKAIRLMQSNNMTGMLIEQQIWSNDNGTLGMVDGFINLYRSYSATSGYVNIKPEKTLQYAVLTSNTSVITSSISSNGSGYIFNYDPDYKKVVVKFDDPINAYTVRGEPIKFTDNNNLITSITYYGGSKIGLIASKTINSQTTVYDYKPLVGISSVKDPNNINTLYEYDGFNRLLTVKDNWNNLLQSNSYNLVNSSGCSTPKLAAEPLITPFLSAIGQYSRVLIVGNSITKLVAQSGSDGWQSPALTAAGGWGRASSTQAKDFAHILESRFKQLNPNAQVLPLWEAPFERDYINNNPAGWLTYDYSALQTRIANGFSASPSKPDLIIIRLGENVVNSQVEPNNFKGALNTLINKVMEVSTPGAKVILTNSMWPDQPLANVKIQEVANERGFPFVDLSDMISNPVFLAGNDPVTLAAFPNNTGDRHPGDAGMLEIADRIWSKVRNTNLASNVGGNITKVRLYPRTDCCIDRIVGSVIQGSNDITNPSSWTTLTTINETPIVGWNDYSVRTTTSWRYLRFLAGPNCYGDLKELEFYNGSVKLVGSKFGSTTAFNNDQTNYSFNVAFDGQVGATFWQGTGPGLQNFAGLDLGSSCTALTASVLSPANSATLVGTASTVTAGRVICPVSVTTCAPSGTTITQVEIWAKTSAGTFPNRMGYAVADASRPGTYTLSASEGTANGKWPVAYLDPGTYRFYAVVTTGTGSMTTTENVVTLTAPAGTTGCTALTASVLSPANSATLVGTASTVTAGRVICPVSVTTCAPSGTTITQVEIWAKTSAGTFPNRMGYAVADASRPGTYTLSASEGTANGKWPVAYLDPGTYRFYAVVTTGTGSMTTTENVVTLTAPAGTTGCTALTASVLSPANSATLVGTASTTQPGTGKVTTALSVTTCAPSGTTITQVEVWASLPDGSFANRMGYAAVDSSRPGVYILSATEGTTTGKWSYYPLNTGTYRFYAIVTTNSSSITTLANVVTLTAP
- a CDS encoding hypothetical protein (KEGG: colA; Cna B-type domain-containing protein), with product MKQLYLFVLASIGLASQNPVFSQVSGYIQRYSPLNLSGNNTIGGFTKVSVRAYDAQGVLLTSATSDATGYYNLNLPTGKRVRLEFDQLPQGFSPAPGQTRVKFVSSPAKLNLSLWQPGQFVGTGALAVQSLYTSNHLKNTGESPALVGYHASDLAGLKATPLATSSQVGAVWGIAYERVSGRLFTAAFAKRHSPVGPLGLGGIYVTYTKERDVNPFVDLSTLGIQTTPANYQRDPPSKDATFTHDSLMFSLVGKVGLGGLDVSDDGRHLWVMNLFDRKLYKIDLIGNGQTPTAADVTGFTVPSVGRRGVTRPFAVKFYGGKVYVGVVSDATDEKATLADLRATVLAFDPSREKFEEVFSMALNYPRGTLDYGVSGWRPWTDDYQKTISANNNGWMIYPQPILADIEFDTDGSMILGLMDRLGHQTGEGQLFRPKGIHQLQQIRGLAGGDVLRVAYRNSEHGNSRYELEHNGQAGDRTSAGQGNGEGPQGGEFYFDDAFKANGITWHHETTAGGLALLPDQDQVLVASREPEQGGFLGGGVKWFNNRTGAAEKGLSILPKNQTNPFGKANNVGDIELITEVPPTEIGDRIWLDCDEDGIQDADETALPGIVVGLYQNGSLLATSTTNSEGRYIFTDALIKGGIKHQTTYELRVATKQAGYSELKLTGIRQGSNSEIDNDATLIDGYAVIKLITTAPGENIHNLDFGFRCLDKPQVTANITCQGQIATLTLTGQQPTDRFDLTADRTYTGNAQFEQASLMPISGKILSDRFVNWPEDITLRVFNKNGCYSDVYVKQSDVVGCDHSARTEEVQGLVISPNPTSDYVLIRYQSKNIQGSIQLLLTDIQGRPLLNQRVDLKQGRYQTQFNLSQKPLGNYIIAIQDGNVKVSQTIIKR